The following are encoded in a window of Helicobacter sp. 'house sparrow 1' genomic DNA:
- a CDS encoding cation:proton antiporter gives MFCNFMSFGVFSIFIVIAPFFSKVTRLPIVVVEMILGALGIHFGILHSSEVISIFAKISFLFLMFLCGMEVDLRGFKKLGKNFLKQASLYFLVLYTGAISIVLIFNLSKIFIAAFPVMSLGMIMALIRDYGKDEPWLNLALKMGVIGELLSIGALVFINGIYSYGFTFDLYKTLFVLILFVLIISGIFILIKILFWWFPHIKNFIMPYDDTQNQDVRFCMLLFFGLIVVAMSLELESVLGAFLAGMIIATFFPYKHELVQKLNDIGFGFFVPLFFINVGTTLQINTIVENPKLLYYGGIIALSMISLRFLAANIAFRKYFNNTKNLVLYAFSDSMPLTFLVATATLGLELGAIQKDTYYAFLLAAIFEGVFFVIAIKLIYNFWKIKT, from the coding sequence ATGTTTTGCAACTTTATGTCCTTTGGGGTATTTTCCATATTCATTGTAATTGCTCCTTTTTTTAGTAAAGTTACACGTCTTCCAATCGTAGTAGTTGAAATGATTTTAGGTGCCCTAGGTATTCATTTTGGCATCTTGCATTCATCAGAAGTAATTAGCATATTTGCAAAAATTAGTTTTTTATTTTTGATGTTTTTATGTGGTATGGAAGTAGATTTAAGAGGTTTTAAAAAACTGGGTAAAAACTTTTTAAAGCAAGCAAGCTTATATTTTCTTGTTCTTTATACAGGGGCAATCTCCATTGTTTTAATCTTTAATCTATCAAAGATCTTTATTGCTGCATTTCCTGTAATGAGTTTAGGGATGATTATGGCACTTATTAGAGATTATGGCAAAGATGAACCTTGGCTGAATCTAGCACTAAAAATGGGGGTAATTGGGGAGCTTTTGAGCATTGGTGCTTTAGTATTTATAAATGGTATTTATTCCTATGGTTTTACTTTTGATCTTTATAAAACTCTATTTGTATTGATTTTGTTTGTCTTAATTATTAGTGGAATTTTCATACTAATTAAAATCTTATTTTGGTGGTTTCCTCATATTAAAAACTTTATTATGCCCTATGATGACACTCAAAACCAAGATGTGCGGTTTTGTATGCTATTATTTTTTGGTCTAATTGTTGTTGCAATGTCTTTAGAACTAGAGAGTGTATTGGGCGCATTCTTGGCAGGTATGATTATTGCAACTTTTTTTCCCTACAAACACGAGCTTGTTCAAAAATTAAATGACATAGGGTTTGGTTTTTTTGTTCCCCTATTTTTTATTAATGTTGGCACAACATTACAAATCAATACGATTGTTGAAAATCCAAAACTCCTTTATTATGGAGGAATAATTGCTCTAAGTATGATTTCTTTAAGATTTTTAGCAGCAAATATTGCTTTTAGAAAATATTTCAATAACACCAAAAATCTAGTTCTTTATGCCTTTAGTGATTCTATGCCACTAACTTTCTTAGTTGCAACTGCTACGCTGGGATTGGAGCTTGGAGCCATACAAAAAGACACTTATTATGCCTTTTTACTAGCAGCAATTTTTGAAGGAGTATTTTTTGTCATCGCAATTAAGCTAATCTATAACTTTTGGAAAATAAAAACTTAG
- a CDS encoding ankyrin repeat domain-containing protein, with protein MVELSLEEERKLEEFCAQAFDFARNNDMQSLQVMLDAGLNVNLSNHKGDSLLMLASYHNSLETAELLLQRGAKVDQKNNRNQTPLAGVCFKGYLEMAKLLIRYGANPNDGGSFSPINCAIMFKRNDILPLLLQHSNKKVSFWQRLWIKLLMFKNIKIK; from the coding sequence TTGGTGGAGTTAAGTTTAGAAGAGGAAAGAAAATTAGAAGAATTTTGTGCTCAAGCATTTGATTTTGCAAGAAATAATGATATGCAGTCTTTACAAGTGATGTTAGATGCAGGACTTAATGTTAATCTTTCTAATCATAAAGGGGATAGCCTCTTAATGTTGGCAAGTTATCATAATAGCCTTGAAACAGCAGAATTATTACTGCAAAGAGGTGCAAAGGTGGATCAAAAAAATAATCGCAATCAAACTCCTTTGGCTGGAGTGTGTTTCAAGGGATATCTTGAAATGGCAAAACTATTAATAAGATATGGAGCAAACCCAAATGATGGAGGAAGTTTTTCGCCCATAAATTGCGCAATTATGTTTAAGAGAAATGATATTTTGCCCTTGTTGTTACAACACTCCAATAAAAAAGTAAGTTTTTGGCAAAGACTTTGGATTAAACTTTTGATGTTTAAAAATATCAAGATTAAATGA
- the hypF gene encoding carbamoyltransferase HypF, translating to MSYYKIFITGKVQGVGFRPCVYNIAKKLHLCGYIRNLGSKVEILLDREPQSFLDFLKQNLPKQAVITNIQIKTDHSKTTYKDFFILESKISHNTIDGIIPQDLKICDECLKDIKEHQRFKHYAFTTCVNCGPRYSIIEKLPYDRKNTSMKNFKLCKACDKDYNNPLNRRFHAQPLSCNDCKIPLNFSYKSKIFYHKDAIHQCALAIKQGAIVAIKGIGGFALACSSNHLDTIQKIRNFKNRPFKPFAIMAKDISMAKKYACISKEEQKILRSKEAPIVLLRKKKPLQEIAPHLKNIGIVLPYSALHHLLFDYLDFPIIFTSANQSGEPIIADKTVLENTLGNLCDGILDYEREILNPIDDSVVQIINSKMQIIRFARGYAPLSIKVPQLKTTKNKVMAGMGAEQKITLAFRKNKNIVLSPYIGDLNNLATLKYYEKIYHLFSHLYSLPETIISDKHRGYHSYDISANKSSKSSILWETKQHHYAHFCAIFLDAMLQDSSLKPTENLLGIIWDGTGAGEDGNVWGGEFFIGNLKKVKRVGHFEAIEIFGTENSIKENYKTAYCFAKQLLDLQTFEKVKKYYHCKYPHIFPLFEAMVQKKLHSFYCTSVGRIFDAVASLCGICDVNTYDAQAPIMLEALYQEDKDYGTYPFLIHQNKIIEIGELFGAIIEDVFRGENQKIIATKFINTLAQIALDFTLKHPKTKKVLFSGGVFMNKALCERIYQTFSKHPDIKIYFHQFLPSNDSNIALGQVI from the coding sequence ATGAGTTATTATAAAATTTTTATCACAGGAAAAGTGCAGGGTGTGGGATTTAGGCCCTGTGTTTATAATATTGCAAAAAAACTCCACCTATGTGGATATATCAGAAACCTTGGAAGTAAAGTAGAAATTTTATTAGACAGGGAGCCTCAAAGCTTCTTAGACTTTTTAAAACAAAATCTACCAAAACAAGCTGTCATTACAAATATACAAATAAAAACGGATCATTCCAAAACAACTTACAAGGACTTTTTTATCTTAGAATCTAAAATATCGCATAACACCATTGATGGTATTATCCCACAGGACCTTAAAATATGCGATGAGTGTTTAAAAGACATAAAAGAACATCAAAGATTTAAACATTATGCTTTTACTACCTGTGTCAATTGTGGTCCAAGATATAGTATTATTGAAAAACTTCCTTATGATAGAAAAAACACGAGTATGAAAAATTTTAAGCTCTGTAAGGCTTGTGATAAAGACTATAATAATCCCTTAAATCGTAGATTTCACGCTCAACCCCTATCTTGTAATGATTGTAAGATTCCACTTAATTTTTCTTATAAATCTAAAATTTTTTATCATAAAGATGCAATCCATCAATGTGCTCTAGCAATCAAACAAGGAGCTATTGTTGCAATCAAGGGTATTGGAGGCTTTGCTCTAGCGTGTAGCAGTAATCACTTAGATACGATTCAAAAAATCCGTAATTTTAAAAATAGACCCTTTAAACCTTTTGCCATTATGGCTAAAGATATTTCAATGGCAAAAAAATATGCTTGTATTTCAAAAGAAGAACAAAAAATCTTAAGGAGTAAAGAAGCCCCTATAGTTTTACTAAGGAAAAAAAAGCCATTACAAGAAATCGCCCCTCATTTAAAAAATATCGGGATAGTTCTACCTTATAGTGCTTTACATCATCTTTTATTTGATTATTTGGATTTTCCAATTATCTTTACAAGTGCCAACCAAAGTGGAGAGCCTATTATTGCAGACAAAACCGTATTGGAAAACACTCTAGGAAATCTTTGTGATGGGATATTAGATTATGAAAGAGAAATCCTCAATCCCATCGACGATTCTGTGGTTCAGATAATCAACTCTAAAATGCAAATCATAAGATTTGCTAGAGGATATGCGCCCTTAAGCATCAAAGTTCCACAATTAAAAACTACAAAAAATAAAGTAATGGCAGGAATGGGAGCAGAACAAAAAATCACTCTAGCTTTTAGAAAGAATAAAAATATTGTTCTCTCTCCTTATATTGGCGATCTAAACAATCTTGCAACATTAAAATATTATGAAAAGATTTATCATCTCTTTAGCCACCTCTACAGCCTACCTGAAACAATAATCAGCGACAAACATAGAGGTTATCACTCTTATGATATAAGTGCTAATAAAAGTAGTAAAAGCTCTATATTATGGGAAACTAAACAGCATCATTATGCACATTTTTGTGCTATTTTTCTTGATGCAATGTTGCAAGATTCTTCCTTAAAGCCTACAGAAAATCTACTTGGAATCATATGGGATGGAACAGGAGCTGGTGAAGATGGAAATGTATGGGGTGGTGAGTTTTTTATTGGAAATCTTAAGAAAGTTAAAAGAGTAGGGCATTTTGAAGCTATAGAAATTTTTGGAACTGAAAATAGCATCAAAGAAAATTATAAAACCGCATATTGTTTTGCAAAACAATTATTAGATTTACAAACTTTTGAAAAAGTCAAAAAATACTACCATTGCAAATATCCTCATATATTCCCCTTATTTGAAGCTATGGTACAAAAAAAACTTCACTCTTTTTACTGCACTTCTGTAGGAAGAATCTTTGATGCTGTTGCATCACTTTGTGGTATATGTGATGTCAATACATATGATGCACAAGCACCTATAATGCTTGAGGCCCTTTATCAAGAAGATAAAGATTATGGGACCTATCCTTTTTTGATCCATCAAAACAAAATAATTGAGATTGGAGAATTATTTGGGGCAATTATAGAGGATGTTTTTAGGGGTGAAAATCAAAAAATTATTGCAACAAAATTTATCAATACATTAGCCCAAATTGCTCTAGATTTTACACTCAAACACCCCAAAACCAAGAAAGTTCTTTTCTCCGGTGGTGTTTTTATGAACAAAGCACTATGTGAGCGAATCTATCAAACTTTTTCAAAACATCCTGATATAAAGATTTATTTTCATCAATTTTTACCTAGTAATGATTCTAATATTGCCTTGGGTCAAGTCATTTAA
- the gatC gene encoding Asp-tRNA(Asn)/Glu-tRNA(Gln) amidotransferase subunit GatC, whose product MEFSDALLQKLEKLAMLEVGQNEREVVKKQLGDILEFVEKIKNVDTQGIEIKNDQHTPLRDDIPHQADIASNVLEHSPQSMQGFFVVPKIIE is encoded by the coding sequence ATGGAATTTAGTGATGCGCTTTTGCAAAAACTTGAAAAATTAGCAATGTTAGAAGTAGGACAAAATGAACGAGAAGTAGTAAAAAAACAACTTGGTGATATTCTTGAATTTGTAGAAAAAATTAAAAATGTAGATACACAAGGGATTGAGATAAAAAATGATCAACATACCCCCCTTAGAGACGATATACCACACCAGGCAGATATTGCTTCTAATGTGTTAGAACACTCTCCTCAATCAATGCAAGGATTTTTTGTAGTTCCAAAAATTATTGAATAA
- a CDS encoding class II 3-deoxy-7-phosphoheptulonate synthase, with translation MQEWNSKTWRKFPITQHPVYEDQDELAFVERQLGSFPPLVFAGEARKLKDFLSLASQGRAFLLQGGDCAESFSQFSAINIRDLFKVIIQMSVILTFAGSCPIIKVGRLAGQFAKPRSSEVEIYDGVTYPSYRGDIINDIALDLVKRKPDPKRMLQAYHQSASTLNLLRAFAQGGFADLKEVHQWNLDFVKSNDFGKRYEKLADRITQALGFMEACGINSQNSPTLKKVDFYTSHEALLLNYEEQLVRRDSFSGEFYDCSAHMLWVGERTRDINGAHIEFLRGIKNPIGVKIGPNITAQEILRICDVLNPKNESGRLSLIVRMGSDLIEKKFPKILQEVLQEDRKILWICDPMHGNTIKTCNGYKTRDFQSILKEVRCFFEIHESFGSYAGGVHLEMTGANVTECIGGSQEITESNLAYNYNTQCDPRLNAMQSIELAFLIADLLKKRGS, from the coding sequence GTGCAAGAGTGGAATAGTAAAACTTGGAGAAAATTTCCTATAACCCAACATCCTGTTTATGAAGATCAAGATGAGTTGGCTTTTGTAGAGAGACAATTAGGCAGTTTCCCTCCCCTTGTGTTTGCTGGTGAAGCAAGGAAGTTAAAAGATTTTTTATCTTTAGCAAGTCAAGGACGAGCTTTTTTGCTTCAGGGTGGGGATTGTGCAGAATCTTTTTCACAATTTAGTGCTATTAATATTAGAGATCTCTTTAAAGTTATCATTCAAATGAGTGTAATTTTAACTTTTGCAGGAAGCTGTCCTATTATAAAAGTTGGAAGATTAGCAGGACAATTTGCCAAACCAAGGTCAAGTGAAGTCGAGATTTATGATGGTGTTACATATCCTAGCTATAGAGGTGATATTATTAATGATATAGCATTAGACCTTGTAAAAAGAAAACCAGATCCAAAAAGAATGCTACAAGCATATCACCAGAGTGCTTCTACACTAAATCTTTTAAGGGCTTTTGCACAGGGTGGATTTGCAGATTTAAAAGAGGTGCATCAGTGGAATTTAGATTTTGTAAAAAGTAATGATTTTGGAAAGCGGTATGAAAAGTTGGCAGATAGAATTACTCAAGCACTTGGATTTATGGAGGCTTGTGGAATTAATTCTCAAAACTCCCCTACTCTAAAAAAAGTAGATTTTTATACAAGCCATGAAGCACTATTATTAAATTATGAGGAGCAGTTGGTAAGAAGGGATAGTTTTAGTGGAGAGTTTTATGATTGTTCTGCCCATATGCTGTGGGTTGGAGAAAGAACAAGGGATATTAATGGGGCTCATATAGAGTTTTTAAGGGGTATAAAAAATCCTATTGGTGTGAAAATTGGCCCTAATATTACAGCGCAAGAGATTTTAAGAATCTGTGATGTTTTAAACCCAAAAAATGAGTCAGGGAGATTAAGTTTGATTGTAAGAATGGGATCGGATTTGATAGAAAAAAAGTTTCCTAAAATACTTCAAGAAGTATTGCAAGAGGATAGAAAGATTCTATGGATCTGTGATCCTATGCATGGCAATACAATTAAAACTTGCAATGGTTATAAGACTAGAGATTTCCAGAGTATATTAAAAGAGGTAAGGTGTTTTTTTGAGATACATGAATCTTTTGGGAGTTATGCAGGTGGAGTGCATCTTGAAATGACTGGAGCAAATGTAACAGAGTGCATAGGAGGTTCTCAAGAGATTACAGAATCTAACCTTGCTTACAACTATAATACACAATGTGATCCAAGATTAAATGCGATGCAATCTATAGAGCTTGCCTTTCTAATAGCAGATTTGCTAAAAAAAAGAGGAAGTTAA
- the purN gene encoding phosphoribosylglycinamide formyltransferase gives MIINKRIVILFSGNGSNLENIIKQLHQKIFNLNNKQIKVEVSACICNKPQAFGIKRAEKLGIKCFVIPHKDFKNSKDFEIALEEKILPLEADLIVLAGFMRILGKDFVNKFKIINIHPSLLPNFKGANAMKESFDSNHTKVGVSVHWVNEELDSGEIILQKEFHRTFKEDFEEFCQKIHLLEYEAYPEAILSILG, from the coding sequence ATGATAATCAATAAAAGAATTGTAATTCTATTTAGTGGTAATGGAAGCAATCTAGAAAATATCATAAAACAATTACATCAAAAAATATTCAATCTAAATAACAAGCAAATTAAAGTTGAGGTGAGTGCTTGTATTTGTAACAAACCACAAGCTTTTGGGATTAAAAGAGCAGAAAAGTTAGGCATTAAGTGCTTTGTAATACCCCATAAAGACTTCAAAAATTCTAAGGATTTTGAAATTGCATTAGAAGAAAAAATTCTGCCTCTTGAAGCTGATTTAATTGTTTTAGCAGGCTTTATGAGAATCTTGGGGAAAGATTTTGTCAATAAGTTTAAAATTATTAATATACACCCCTCTCTTTTACCAAACTTCAAGGGAGCCAATGCAATGAAAGAAAGCTTTGATTCTAATCACACCAAAGTAGGAGTGAGTGTTCATTGGGTAAATGAAGAATTAGATAGTGGAGAAATTATTCTACAAAAAGAATTTCACAGAACTTTTAAAGAGGATTTTGAAGAGTTTTGCCAAAAGATTCACTTGCTTGAATATGAGGCTTATCCCGAAGCAATTCTGAGTATTTTAGGGTAG
- a CDS encoding agmatine deiminase family protein → MKRLKAEWEKQEAILMAFPHQNTDWKPYINEARENFLNIIKVILQEQKVILCLDPSDQEGKDFINTHLKHPNLILTQCLLNDTWARDFGPISIEEDKQIKLLDFGFNGWGLKFASNYDNQISNHLLKQKIIPNLSTKDLILEGGSIDTDGKGTLLTNTQCLLEKNRNPALTKAEIEKKIKEYLGIDKILWLNHGFLEGDDTDSHIDTLARFLNPDTIAYIQCNDKKDIHYEALQKMQEELRNLRNKDNKAYKLVPLPLPCIHHLDERLPASYANFLIINNNKLLLPIYGDKDLDTMAIQALSDYYEVIPIECSTLIKQHGSLHCVTMQIYELL, encoded by the coding sequence ATGAAGCGTTTAAAGGCCGAGTGGGAGAAACAAGAAGCTATCCTAATGGCATTCCCTCATCAAAATACAGATTGGAAACCTTATATCAATGAAGCTAGAGAAAATTTCTTAAACATTATAAAGGTAATTTTGCAAGAACAAAAAGTAATTCTTTGCCTAGATCCAAGCGATCAAGAAGGAAAAGATTTTATTAACACGCATCTAAAACACCCAAATCTTATTCTTACACAATGCCTCTTAAACGATACTTGGGCTAGGGATTTTGGCCCTATTAGTATTGAAGAAGACAAGCAGATTAAACTTCTTGATTTTGGTTTTAATGGCTGGGGATTGAAGTTTGCAAGCAATTATGATAATCAAATCTCTAATCATCTTTTAAAACAAAAAATTATTCCTAATCTCTCAACTAAAGATTTAATTTTAGAGGGAGGTAGTATTGACACAGATGGCAAAGGAACTCTGCTTACCAATACTCAGTGCCTACTTGAAAAAAATCGCAACCCTGCTTTAACAAAAGCAGAGATAGAAAAAAAAATAAAAGAATATCTTGGGATTGATAAGATTTTATGGCTCAATCATGGTTTCTTAGAAGGTGATGACACAGACAGTCACATTGACACTTTGGCAAGATTCTTAAATCCTGATACAATTGCTTATATCCAATGCAATGATAAAAAAGATATCCATTATGAAGCATTACAAAAAATGCAAGAAGAACTTAGAAATTTAAGAAATAAAGATAATAAGGCTTATAAATTAGTCCCACTACCGCTTCCTTGTATTCATCATCTTGATGAAAGATTACCCGCAAGCTATGCAAATTTTTTAATTATTAATAACAATAAATTATTGCTTCCTATTTATGGTGACAAAGATCTTGATACAATGGCAATCCAAGCCCTAAGTGATTATTATGAGGTAATTCCTATAGAATGCTCCACTTTAATCAAACAACACGGAAGTCTTCATTGTGTAACAATGCAAATCTATGAGTTATTATAA
- the tsaD gene encoding tRNA (adenosine(37)-N6)-threonylcarbamoyltransferase complex transferase subunit TsaD: MILSIESSCDDSSIAITQIEDARLIWHKKISQEREHSNYGGVVPEIASRMHANDLPKLLYMAKSAVDFKNLKAIAITTQPGLSVTLIEGLMMAKVLSLELQIPLIGINHLKGHIYSLFINQKESLFPMGVLLVSGGHTQIIEVCSKTSMRVIANTLDDSFGESFDKVAKMLGLTYPGGPIIQELAQKYDGNDLYSFPVPLRNHKGIAFSFSGLKNAVRLVIEQGGEKAKIAKSFQNTACNHILQQTERYFKRFTTPDYFAIVGGASANVTLRERMQKLCKKYHKKLLLAPLEFCSDNAAMIGRYAIEKYVNKDFDDVLTLQCLPRSSSEEFERLIQ; the protein is encoded by the coding sequence ATGATTTTAAGTATTGAAAGTAGTTGTGATGATAGCTCAATTGCCATCACTCAAATTGAGGATGCAAGGCTAATATGGCATAAAAAAATCTCTCAAGAGAGAGAACATAGCAACTATGGTGGTGTAGTGCCAGAAATTGCTTCAAGAATGCATGCAAACGACTTACCAAAGCTTCTTTATATGGCAAAAAGTGCTGTTGATTTTAAGAATCTCAAGGCTATTGCAATTACTACACAACCTGGTTTAAGCGTAACATTAATTGAGGGATTGATGATGGCTAAGGTCTTAAGTCTTGAGCTTCAAATACCTCTTATCGGTATCAATCATCTCAAAGGACATATTTATTCCTTATTTATCAATCAAAAAGAAAGTTTATTTCCTATGGGGGTATTGCTAGTCTCTGGAGGACATACACAAATTATTGAGGTGTGCAGTAAAACATCTATGAGGGTCATTGCAAATACTCTAGATGATAGTTTTGGAGAAAGTTTTGATAAAGTGGCAAAAATGCTAGGATTAACATATCCTGGAGGACCTATAATACAGGAATTGGCACAAAAATATGATGGCAATGATCTTTATAGTTTCCCAGTTCCTCTTAGAAATCACAAAGGTATAGCATTTAGTTTTTCAGGATTAAAAAACGCAGTGCGTTTGGTAATAGAGCAAGGAGGAGAAAAAGCAAAGATTGCCAAAAGCTTCCAAAATACAGCTTGTAATCATATCTTGCAACAAACTGAGCGTTATTTTAAAAGATTTACAACTCCTGATTATTTTGCAATTGTGGGTGGAGCCAGTGCAAATGTTACTTTAAGAGAAAGGATGCAAAAACTTTGTAAGAAATATCATAAAAAGCTTTTATTAGCACCCCTTGAGTTTTGTTCAGATAATGCAGCAATGATTGGTCGCTATGCCATAGAAAAATATGTAAATAAAGATTTTGATGATGTTTTAACTCTCCAATGTCTGCCAAGAAGCAGTAGTGAAGAGTTTGAGAGACTTATTCAATAA
- a CDS encoding tetrahydrodipicolinate N-succinyltransferase N-terminal domain-containing protein codes for MENFKQFVQNHQSNARKILGFGIARIDLGRNQKVLCATYPVLNWDENFGSYAVFDTCKQYAKNIQKHENEEVYLITEDFINNALELFSPFLAEANTNTQSHKNIQVLLQLKKILQKPIQHNTSYHLVFLYNDLECKSVETAYMKLLALSLGKAKLRSLNLNGIFGLLSNVAWSGNKPYELDYLRENEIELKLKGEYPHIDFVDKFPRYLMQVIPQYDNIRLLDTAKTRFGAYLGKGGYTQMPGASYINFNAGVEGACMNEGRISSSVVVGEGSDVGGGASILGVLSGGNTDPISIGKNCLLGVNSSTGISLGDGCIVDGGIAVLSGTVFEISPEEAKKLQEINPDFKINEDNLYKGRELSKVNGVHFRQNSKNGKMIAFRSNREIALNKDLH; via the coding sequence ATGGAAAATTTTAAGCAGTTTGTTCAAAATCATCAAAGTAATGCAAGAAAGATTCTAGGGTTTGGTATTGCAAGGATAGATTTAGGAAGGAATCAAAAGGTATTGTGCGCAACCTATCCTGTATTAAATTGGGATGAAAACTTTGGTAGCTATGCTGTATTTGATACCTGTAAGCAATATGCAAAAAATATCCAAAAGCATGAAAATGAGGAAGTATATTTAATCACTGAGGATTTTATCAATAATGCATTAGAATTATTTTCACCTTTTTTAGCAGAAGCAAATACAAATACCCAAAGTCATAAAAATATACAAGTTTTATTGCAATTAAAAAAGATATTGCAAAAACCAATCCAACATAATACTAGCTATCATTTAGTGTTCTTATACAATGACCTTGAATGCAAGAGTGTTGAAACTGCATACATGAAGCTCTTAGCACTCTCTTTAGGAAAGGCAAAACTAAGAAGTTTGAATCTTAATGGTATTTTTGGCTTACTTAGCAATGTCGCTTGGAGTGGAAATAAACCATATGAGTTGGACTATTTAAGAGAAAATGAAATTGAACTCAAGCTCAAGGGAGAATACCCACATATTGATTTTGTAGATAAGTTTCCACGCTATTTAATGCAAGTAATCCCACAGTATGACAATATAAGGCTACTTGATACTGCAAAAACAAGATTTGGAGCCTATCTTGGGAAGGGTGGTTATACACAAATGCCTGGCGCAAGTTACATTAATTTTAATGCTGGAGTAGAAGGTGCCTGTATGAATGAAGGCAGAATCTCTTCTTCAGTGGTTGTAGGTGAGGGTAGTGATGTTGGTGGAGGTGCAAGCATCTTAGGCGTTTTAAGTGGTGGAAATACAGATCCTATAAGCATTGGTAAAAATTGCTTATTAGGGGTTAATAGCTCAACAGGTATTAGTCTAGGGGATGGCTGTATTGTAGATGGAGGTATTGCTGTTTTATCTGGAACTGTTTTTGAGATTTCTCCAGAAGAAGCAAAGAAACTTCAAGAAATCAATCCTGATTTTAAAATAAATGAAGATAATTTATATAAAGGAAGGGAACTTTCTAAGGTAAATGGTGTGCATTTTAGGCAAAATAGTAAAAATGGGAAGATGATTGCTTTTAGAAGTAATCGTGAAATTGCATTAAACAAAGACTTACACTAA
- the argB gene encoding acetylglutamate kinase, which yields MDSKYTTDILLDSLPFIKQFRHKTIVIKYGGSVQINPELKENFAKDISLLHLLGIRIIIVHGGGKDINIMLDKLQIQSEFINGIRYTTKEAMPIVEMVLSGNINKELSNFLNQHGTKAIGISGKDGKTFKAISQNNSFTGEITEVNTDLLKLLLDGEFIPVVAPIAYGDDNPLGYNINADYVACEIAKAMNALKIIFLTDTQGVLDDKKELIPSINKEDFIQLKQKNIITGGMIPKIQSCLECVSSGVEKAHIIDGRIKHSILLELFTSGGIGTEIY from the coding sequence TTGGATTCTAAATACACTACAGATATTTTATTAGACTCTCTTCCATTTATCAAACAATTTAGACATAAAACCATAGTAATTAAGTATGGAGGATCAGTCCAAATTAATCCAGAACTAAAAGAGAATTTTGCAAAAGATATTTCATTGTTGCATCTTTTAGGTATAAGAATTATCATCGTACATGGGGGTGGCAAGGACATTAATATTATGCTTGATAAGCTTCAAATACAAAGTGAGTTTATTAATGGCATTAGATACACGACTAAAGAAGCAATGCCTATTGTAGAGATGGTTTTAAGTGGAAATATCAACAAAGAACTTAGCAACTTCTTAAACCAGCATGGTACCAAGGCTATAGGAATTAGTGGTAAAGATGGAAAAACTTTTAAGGCTATAAGTCAAAATAATAGTTTTACAGGAGAAATTACAGAAGTAAATACAGATTTATTAAAATTACTCCTAGATGGGGAGTTTATTCCTGTAGTAGCACCTATTGCTTATGGAGATGATAATCCACTAGGATATAACATCAATGCAGATTATGTTGCTTGTGAAATTGCAAAAGCAATGAATGCATTAAAAATTATCTTCCTTACAGATACACAGGGTGTTTTAGATGATAAAAAAGAATTAATACCCTCAATCAACAAAGAGGACTTTATACAACTAAAACAAAAAAACATTATTACAGGTGGAATGATTCCTAAGATTCAATCTTGTTTGGAGTGTGTATCTAGTGGAGTAGAAAAAGCTCATATCATCGATGGCAGAATCAAACACTCCATACTCTTAGAGCTTTTTACAAGCGGTGGTATTGGCACAGAAATTTATTAA